The Drosophila biarmipes strain raj3 chromosome 2L, RU_DBia_V1.1, whole genome shotgun sequence genome has a window encoding:
- the LOC108027850 gene encoding FHIP family protein GE18198 isoform X1, with protein sequence MWLRQSSGGGVASAGHGGPLRQRPIDAATDCDPRACYDSFCKHWQQAFEIIQHSAPPSHDDVLGVVSHLDYMVTLLLVELHHCNKVSLPAAEASGPPAAPCLEFLLSENLLDKLYEWACTTGRYANAVRLEQLKLYELLVSHSRHQLLCHEPFLRPLLKILASSQGEIFPPDLEKRLVILLNQLCVVLMQNVHLLDLFFFSAQTQVQEQILNGNVAQPKSGTTTNFIIFSLLIPYVHREGSLGHQARDALLLCMALSQKNSNIGTYIAQYSSICPLLVTGLGGLYSRLPNSIEISSIDWHRITPDDVTEIPELTLFMNALEFCNAVVQVAHEMIKQQLLDFMYQGFIVPVLGPAILQTLKGKHFQTNIDSQISAMSYLDLILRSITEPGLLRAFVRFLLDTEKFDGERILDALVERLNSPDANLCMVTMALFDTLLGLHCEDLMLELLLKFMLPGKHVPISHRHKINKIDPYLNSSEFFLDLSPDVMKRARDLARPKSIHEPVISDLTPLPSLPSPVMSKTIGANWNYYGVHSGDSLYANIQAYLFEAHWRIAQCQRDCLKWANSYRYQKWPRQGQGRVHAHALELARQFFSEFGGGAVVASESGEKQLDSLQSIGESSGYESFKWRPADEESEATDTTLATTASEADLEHNNSSISSVLGGTGKREAWRVSHNNRNELLLTDLDFSEDLFAQGTVSLGPFLNAIWGKLQTFTSNSLYVNLHLTGLITRLAWYPLPLIHSLLLRSDIAITSDTPSFHQVLRILKQQIDAELPVTEDSLEIIDVARSSLIDREFRLANARKGNEGSPMHHSQQQQLATNSGQQQGQLRSAYATLSAATPVQATPTSAYDPFKRSDNKRRSISKSITSMFSRKSASSSSSAPPNGSSASSGLSQIYAFFTGAASNLVGSNASAEGRGFPQGQTVGGTCETSLSTQPTLGTSRPGATTTSSAASGSNSSIGGSTQTLSAQSNTTTHSSSTLHGLDGGPSTGGFNSEPVSLDSVASMGIIASTSGTERSRDLALCAVLMDEWLKELAAIAQEQSVVLVQTSL encoded by the exons ATGTGGCTGCGCCAGAGCAGCGGCGGGGGCGTTGCCTCCGCCGGACACGGCGGCCCACTGCGGCAGCGTCCCATCGACGCCGCCACGGACTGCGACCCGCGTGCCTGCTACGACAGCTTCTGCAAGCACTGGCAGCAGGCCTTCGAGATCATCCAGCACAGCGCTCCGCCCTCGCACGACGACGTCCTGGGCGTCGTGTCCCATTTGGACTACATGGTCACCCTGCTGCTCGTGGAACTCCATCACTGCAACAAGGTCTCGCTGCCGGCGGCCGAGGCCAGTGGTCCGCCCGCTGCTCCCTGCTTGGAATTCCTGCTTAGTGAGAATCTGCTGGACAAGCTGTACGAGTGGGCCTGCACCACGGGACGCTATGCCAACGCTGTGCGGCTGGAGCAGCTAAAGCTGTACGAACTGCTCGTCAGCCACTCGCGACACCAGCTGCTCTGCCATGAGCCTTTCCTCCGACCCCTGCTCAAGATACTGGCCTCCAGCCAGGGCGAGATCTTTCCCCCGGATCTCGAAAAGCGCCTTGTTATCCTGCTGAACCAGCTGTGCGTGGTTCTCATGCAGAATGTCCACCTGCTGGACCTCTTCTTCTTCTCCGCCCAGACGCAAGTCCAGGAGCAGATATTAAATGGCAATGTGGCGCAGCCCAAGAGTGGAACAACAACCAA TTTCATCATCTTTTCGCTGCTCATCCCCTACGTGCATCGCGAAGGTAGTCTAGGCCACCAGGCCCGCGATGCCCTGCTCCTGTGCATGGCGCTCTCGCAAAAGAACTCCAACATTGGCACCTACATAGCCCAGTACTCCTCGATCTGCCCGCTGCTGGTGACCGGCCTGGGCGGTCTCTACTCACGTCTGCCCAACAGCATCGAGATCAGCTCCATTGACTGGCACCGGATCACGCCGGACGATGTGACAGAGATCCCAGAGTTGACGCTCTTCATGAACGCCCTCGAGTTCTGCAATGCCGTGGTGCAGGTGGCCCACGAGATGATCAAGCAACAGCTGCTGGACTTCATGTACCAGGGCTTTATTGTGCCCGTGCTGGGACCGGCGATCCTTCAG ACACTGAAGGGCAAACATTTTCAGACGAACATCGACTCGCAAATCTCGGCCATGTCGTACCTTGACCTCATCCTGCGCTCCATCACCGAACCCGGACTGCTGAGGGCCTTCGTTCGCTTTCTGCTCGACACGGAGAAGTTTGACGGAGAACGGATACTGGACGCTCTGGTCGAGCGCTTGAACTCACCCGATGCCAATCTCTGCATGGTCACGATGGCTTTGTTTGACACCTTGCTGGGACTGCACTGCGAGGATCTgatgctggagctgctgctcaaGTTCATGCTGCCCGGCAAGCATGTGCCCATCTCACATCGCCACAAGATCAACAAGATCGATCCGTATTTGAACAGCAGTGAGTTCTTCCTGGACCTCTCGCCCGATGTGATGAAGCGGGCCAGGGATCTGGCCAGGCCCAAGAGTATCCACGAGCCGGTGATAAGCGATCTAACGCCGCTGCCCAGTCTTCCCTCGCCGGTGATGAGCAAGACGATTGGAGCCAACTGGAACTACTACGGAGTGCACTCGGGTGACAGTCTGTATGCGAATATACAGGCGTACCTCTTCGAGGCCCACTGGCGAATCGCCCAGTGCCAAAGGGACTGCCTGAAGTGGGCGAACAGCTACCGCTACCAAAAGTGGCCACGCCAAGGCCAGGGCCGAGTTCACGCCCACGCCCTGGAACTGGCCAGGCAGTTCTTCAGCGAGTTCGGAGGAGGAGCTGTTGTCGCCAGCGAGTCGGGCGAGAAACAGCTGGATAGCTTGCAATCAATTGGCGAGTCTAGCGGCTATGAGTCCTTCAAGTGGCGACCGGCGGACGAGGAGAGCGAGGCTACGGATACAACTCTGGCCACTACAGCCAGCGAGGCAGATTTGGAGCACAACAACAGTAGCATTAGCAGCGTGCTAGGTGGAACCGGCAAGCGAGAGGCCTGGCGCGTATCGCACAACAACCGCAATGAGCTACTACTGACGGATCTGGATTTCTCGGAAGATTTGTTTGCGCAGGGCACTGTAAGCTTGG GTCCCTTTTTGAATGCCATCTGGGGCAAACTGCAAACCTTCACGAGCAACTCGCTGTACGTCAATCTTCACCTGACCGGGCTGATCACTCGCTTGGCCTGGTATCCCCTGCCGTTGATTCactcgctgctgctgcgctcgGACATCGCCATCACCTCGGATACGCCCTCGTTCCACCAGGTGCTGCGGATTCTGAAGCAACAGATTGATGCCGAGCTGCCAGTGACGGAGGATTCACTGGAGATCATCGATGTGGCGCGCTCGTCACTCATTGATCGGGAGTTTCGTTTGGCAAACGCCCGGAAGGGCAACGAGGGTTCGCCAATGCATCACAGCCAACAGCAACAGTTGGCAACCAATTCCGGCCAGCAGCAGGGACAACTGCGGTCTGCCTACGCGACCCTTTCGGCTGCCACGCCCGTGCAGGCCACACCCACCAGCGCCTATGATCCTTTCAAGCGCAGCGATAACAAGAGGCGCAGCATAAGCAAATCCATCACCAGCATGTTCAGCAGGAAATCCGCCTCCTCTTCGTCGTCAGCGCCGCCAAACGGCTCATCCG CTTCATCTGGCTTATCACAAATTTACGCATTCTTCACCG GAGCTGCGTCGAATCTTGTGGGCAGCAATGCCAGTGCCGAGGGAAGAGGCTTTCCACAGGGACAAACAGTCGGCGGGACATGCGAGACCAGCTTGAGTACGCAACCAACATTGGGAACATCACGCCCAGGAGCCACGACGACGTCGTCGGCAGCCTCTgggagcaacagcagcatcgGCGGATCCACTCAGACCCTCTCCGCCCAGTCGAACACCACAACCCATTCGTCGAGCACACTGCACGGCCTAGATGGAGGTCCCTCCACAGGTGGTTTCAACTCCGAACCAGTGTCCCTCGACTCGGTGGCCTCGATGGGAATCATCGCCAGCACGAGTGGCACCGAGCGATCCCGGGACTTGGCCCTATGCGCCGTGCTGATGGATGAGTGGCTCAAGGAGCTGGCGGCCATTGCCCAGGAGCAGAGCGTTGTGCTGGTGCAGACGTCCTTATGA